One window from the genome of Ammoniphilus sp. CFH 90114 encodes:
- the rpsP gene encoding 30S ribosomal protein S16, which yields MAVKIRLKRMGAKKTPFYRVVVADSRSPRDGRFIEEIGYYNPVAQPAVVNIDQEKAVKWMLTGAQPTDTVRNLFSKAGILKQVHEAKYQK from the coding sequence ATGGCAGTAAAAATTCGTTTAAAGCGTATGGGTGCAAAGAAAACTCCTTTCTATCGTGTAGTAGTAGCAGATTCTCGTTCTCCTCGTGACGGACGTTTCATCGAAGAAATCGGATACTACAATCCAGTTGCTCAACCTGCTGTAGTAAACATCGATCAAGAGAAAGCTGTGAAGTGGATGTTAACAGGTGCTCAACCAACTGACACCGTTCGTAACTTGTTCAGTAAAGCAGGAATCTTAAAGCAAGTACACGAAGCTAAGTACCAGAAGTAA
- a CDS encoding KH domain-containing protein has protein sequence MKPLIEVIAKALVDHPGEVRIKEVDKDRLTVFELSVHAEDMGKVIGKQGRVAKALRTVVNAAAVKENKRITIDIV, from the coding sequence GTGAAGCCATTGATCGAAGTAATTGCCAAAGCATTAGTAGATCACCCTGGAGAAGTTCGCATCAAGGAAGTAGATAAAGATCGCTTAACCGTATTTGAGTTGTCCGTCCATGCGGAAGATATGGGCAAGGTCATTGGCAAACAAGGACGCGTAGCGAAGGCTTTGCGTACGGTAGTTAATGCGGCAGCCGTGAAGGAAAATAAGCGAATTACGATTGATATAGTATAA
- a CDS encoding YlqD family protein produces the protein MKLKRPVLLKMILTPDLRKNLQEEYNGYIRKFEVELEQLHFQSKKWILEAQKKGPEAQKIVQERLKKEEKARLDKVKQYKEMLHQLSLLPDESEILHSQLDGEVEVSVGDHWDKLIGKCEIIVRDGIVIEIRNGGEK, from the coding sequence ATGAAGCTTAAGCGCCCCGTATTACTTAAGATGATTCTTACTCCTGATTTACGTAAGAATCTTCAGGAGGAGTATAATGGCTATATTCGGAAATTCGAAGTAGAGTTGGAGCAATTGCATTTTCAAAGTAAAAAATGGATCCTAGAAGCCCAAAAGAAAGGTCCAGAAGCTCAAAAGATTGTGCAAGAACGGTTAAAGAAAGAAGAAAAAGCACGTTTAGATAAAGTGAAGCAGTACAAGGAAATGCTTCATCAGCTCTCCCTTTTGCCAGATGAGTCGGAAATCCTCCATTCCCAACTGGACGGTGAGGTAGAGGTAAGCGTAGGGGATCATTGGGATAAACTAATCGGAAAGTGTGAAATTATTGTGCGTGATGGAATTGTGATTGAGATTCGAAACGGAGGAGAGAAATAA
- the rimM gene encoding ribosome maturation factor RimM (Essential for efficient processing of 16S rRNA): MSTRYYEVGKIANTHGIKGELKIHSVTDFPEERYKKGSQLLLFHPNLSEPLTVTVEAARLQKNTYIIKLKEYGNINDVEKYKGGSLKVAEDQRLDLEEDEFYYDDIMGCEVWTDEGNQLGLVKEIITTGANDVWVVKTKEGKEVLLPYIEDCILNVDIANKKITAHIMEGLM, encoded by the coding sequence ATGTCGACTCGTTATTATGAGGTTGGAAAGATTGCAAATACCCATGGTATAAAAGGAGAACTGAAAATTCACTCGGTGACGGATTTTCCTGAAGAACGCTATAAAAAAGGAAGTCAGTTGTTATTATTTCACCCTAATCTATCAGAACCCTTAACCGTTACTGTAGAGGCAGCCCGACTACAAAAAAATACATATATTATAAAGCTTAAGGAATACGGAAATATCAATGACGTTGAGAAATATAAGGGTGGTTCTCTAAAGGTTGCAGAGGACCAGAGATTGGATTTAGAGGAAGACGAATTTTACTATGACGATATCATGGGGTGTGAAGTTTGGACAGATGAGGGGAATCAGTTAGGTTTAGTGAAAGAAATTATCACAACAGGAGCAAATGATGTATGGGTAGTAAAAACGAAAGAAGGAAAGGAAGTCTTATTGCCTTACATCGAAGACTGTATTCTCAATGTCGATATCGCCAATAAGAAAATAACCGCTCATATCATGGAAGGGTTGATGTAG
- the trmD gene encoding tRNA (guanosine(37)-N1)-methyltransferase TrmD — protein MRIDILTLFPEMFSGVLGSSILGKAAEKGLVQFRALNFREFSVNKHGQVDDYPYGGGAGMVLRPEPLFHAVESLTETIGKKPRVILMCPQGERYTQKKAEELATEDHLIFLCGHYEGYDERIREHLITDEISIGDFILTGGELPAMTIIDSIVRLMPGALGNEVSAHTDSFSTGMLEHPHYTRPAEFRGWKVPDILLSGHHAKIEEWRKKESLKRTLQRRPELLKEVLKERPELVKLLDEVKKEVQK, from the coding sequence GTGCGTATTGATATATTAACCTTGTTTCCTGAGATGTTTTCAGGGGTACTTGGCAGCAGTATTCTTGGAAAGGCAGCAGAAAAAGGACTTGTTCAATTTCGAGCCCTGAATTTTCGGGAATTCTCTGTTAATAAACATGGACAAGTCGATGATTACCCCTACGGTGGCGGAGCAGGTATGGTGCTTCGGCCTGAACCGCTGTTTCATGCTGTTGAATCATTAACGGAAACGATAGGGAAGAAGCCTAGAGTCATCCTCATGTGTCCCCAAGGAGAGCGCTATACCCAGAAGAAAGCCGAAGAGCTGGCAACGGAAGATCACTTGATCTTTCTGTGTGGACATTATGAAGGATATGATGAGCGGATACGTGAGCATCTGATTACCGATGAAATATCCATAGGTGACTTCATATTGACCGGTGGGGAGCTTCCAGCGATGACGATCATAGATAGTATTGTAAGACTAATGCCAGGTGCCCTTGGAAATGAAGTATCTGCTCATACCGATTCTTTTAGCACAGGAATGTTAGAACATCCGCACTATACCAGACCGGCAGAATTTAGGGGATGGAAGGTTCCTGATATCTTACTTTCAGGACATCATGCGAAGATCGAGGAATGGAGAAAAAAAGAGTCGCTCAAACGAACCTTGCAACGAAGACCTGAACTCCTTAAGGAAGTGTTGAAGGAAAGACCTGAATTGGTAAAATTATTGGATGAGGTAAAAAAAGAAGTACAAAAATAG
- the rplS gene encoding 50S ribosomal protein L19, translated as MKQILREITQEHLKSDIPAFRPGDTVRVHVKVIEGQRERIQLFEGVVIKRRGTGVSETFTARKISYGVGVERTLPLHSPKIDKIEVVRFGKVRRAKLYYLRDRVGKAARIKDRRR; from the coding sequence ATGAAGCAAATTCTTCGCGAAATTACTCAAGAACACTTGAAGTCTGACATTCCTGCATTCCGTCCTGGAGACACTGTACGTGTACACGTAAAGGTTATCGAGGGACAGCGCGAGCGTATCCAGCTTTTTGAAGGCGTGGTTATCAAGCGTCGTGGAACAGGGGTAAGCGAAACTTTCACTGCTCGTAAGATCTCTTACGGAGTAGGTGTTGAGCGTACATTGCCGTTGCACTCCCCTAAGATCGATAAGATCGAAGTGGTTCGTTTTGGTAAGGTTCGTCGTGCGAAGCTTTACTACCTACGTGACCGTGTGGGTAAGGCAGCACGTATCAAAGATCGCCGCAGATAA
- the lepB gene encoding signal peptidase I, with translation MEHQDTNQQEQTLKQEKPKNEVWEWLKALAIAVVLAFVIRSFLFAPFVVDGTSMMPTLHDRERLIVTKLIYFIQEPSRGDIIVFHATKERDYIKRVIAVGGDKIEMREDQLYLNDQPVDEPYLDEFKQQALNEGYPLTGDFGPIDVPEGEIFVMGDNRRNSKDSRAIGTVPLDTVVGRADVVFWPLPDFRFPNKTDK, from the coding sequence ATGGAACATCAAGACACCAACCAACAAGAACAAACGCTCAAGCAAGAGAAGCCCAAGAACGAAGTGTGGGAGTGGTTGAAGGCATTAGCCATTGCGGTTGTTCTAGCTTTTGTTATTCGTTCCTTCTTGTTTGCTCCTTTTGTGGTGGACGGAACTTCCATGATGCCGACCCTGCATGATCGGGAACGCTTAATTGTTACGAAGCTTATTTATTTCATTCAAGAACCATCCCGTGGGGACATCATCGTGTTCCATGCTACGAAGGAACGAGATTATATCAAACGAGTGATAGCCGTTGGCGGTGATAAGATTGAGATGAGGGAAGATCAGCTCTATCTTAATGATCAACCAGTAGATGAACCTTACCTTGATGAGTTTAAACAGCAAGCCCTGAATGAGGGTTATCCGCTAACAGGTGATTTTGGACCAATTGATGTTCCTGAGGGTGAAATCTTTGTAATGGGGGATAATAGAAGAAATAGTAAAGATAGCCGTGCTATAGGTACGGTTCCCCTAGATACCGTTGTAGGAAGAGCTGATGTGGTGTTCTGGCCTTTACCAGATTTTCGCTTCCCAAATAAAACAGACAAATAA
- the ylqF gene encoding ribosome biogenesis GTPase YlqF has protein sequence MTIQWFPGHMAKARRQVTEKLKLIDVVIELLDARLPLSSRNPMIDEIVKDKPRLVLLNKTDLADPKITDQWIEYFRSIGLAALGIDALSGKGVQKIPDQCRKLVEPVMEKRRAKGMNDRAVRVMILGIPNVGKSSLINRLAGKKVAQTGDRPAVTKSQQWVKMTDGLDLLDTPGILWPKFEDQLVGYRLAASGAIKDEILDVGEVSLFVTEYMRMYYPDQLLERFKMKDIPEDRIELLEEIGRKRGCIMGRGQVDYDKVAQLILRELRSGKMGLISLERPDDQFSIEILRPELAET, from the coding sequence ATGACCATTCAGTGGTTTCCGGGGCATATGGCTAAAGCCCGAAGACAAGTAACGGAAAAACTGAAACTCATTGATGTGGTAATTGAGCTCTTAGACGCAAGATTACCCTTATCAAGTCGTAATCCGATGATCGATGAAATTGTGAAAGATAAACCGAGATTAGTTCTTTTAAATAAGACTGATCTGGCTGATCCAAAGATTACTGATCAGTGGATCGAATATTTTCGTTCCATAGGTCTGGCAGCATTAGGCATTGATGCTCTTTCAGGAAAAGGCGTACAAAAGATTCCTGATCAGTGCAGGAAGTTAGTAGAACCTGTAATGGAAAAGCGCCGTGCAAAAGGGATGAACGATCGTGCAGTACGGGTAATGATCTTAGGTATACCGAATGTAGGCAAGTCTTCCCTCATTAACCGTCTCGCTGGGAAGAAGGTAGCCCAGACAGGAGACAGACCCGCTGTAACCAAGTCTCAACAGTGGGTGAAGATGACGGATGGGCTAGATTTGTTGGATACGCCAGGGATCCTCTGGCCAAAATTCGAAGATCAGCTTGTTGGTTACAGACTCGCTGCAAGTGGAGCGATAAAGGATGAAATCTTGGATGTCGGTGAAGTATCTTTATTTGTCACGGAATATATGCGTATGTATTATCCTGACCAGTTGCTTGAACGATTCAAGATGAAGGATATCCCCGAAGATCGGATTGAGCTTCTAGAGGAGATTGGAAGAAAACGCGGGTGTATTATGGGAAGAGGCCAAGTCGATTATGACAAAGTAGCCCAGCTTATTCTCCGTGAACTACGCTCTGGAAAGATGGGGTTAATATCTCTAGAGAGGCCGGATGATCAATTCTCCATTGAAATCCTGCGGCCTGAGCTAGCAGAAACATGA
- a CDS encoding ribonuclease HII: protein MVDLHSKTIKEIKDILNEDVHPDLLLALAGDTRQGVRQLVSQYQKKMERERLLYEQWDRMSSQEKALREAGYQYIAGVDEVGRGPLAGPVIAAAVILPEEFKLLGLNDSKKIPAALRESYYEVIINHAISYAVAFSSPEEIDQMNIYQATMKVMRSCVTQLPIQPDICLVDGLEVKEFPARQLALVGGDGLSVSIAAASIIAKVTRDRFMKEAAGKYPQYGFDCNAGYGTPDHLAAIAQYGPSPLHRKSFGGVKEWVL, encoded by the coding sequence ATGGTTGATCTACATAGTAAAACGATAAAAGAAATTAAAGATATTTTAAATGAAGATGTTCATCCCGACTTACTACTTGCCCTTGCCGGTGACACCAGACAGGGAGTTAGACAGCTGGTGTCCCAATATCAGAAGAAGATGGAGCGTGAACGTCTTTTGTATGAGCAATGGGATCGAATGTCGAGTCAAGAGAAGGCATTGAGGGAAGCAGGTTATCAGTACATAGCCGGGGTAGACGAAGTAGGTAGAGGCCCGTTAGCCGGGCCAGTAATAGCTGCTGCCGTTATCCTCCCAGAAGAATTTAAGTTGCTAGGCTTAAATGACTCAAAAAAGATTCCTGCTGCATTAAGAGAAAGCTATTATGAAGTAATTATTAATCACGCTATTTCCTATGCTGTAGCATTCTCTTCACCTGAAGAAATCGATCAGATGAATATTTACCAGGCAACGATGAAGGTGATGAGAAGTTGTGTAACCCAACTTCCTATTCAACCTGATATCTGTTTAGTAGACGGATTAGAGGTAAAGGAGTTCCCTGCTCGTCAATTAGCATTAGTAGGTGGAGATGGTTTAAGTGTATCCATTGCTGCAGCTTCTATCATTGCTAAGGTAACTAGGGATCGTTTCATGAAGGAAGCCGCGGGAAAATATCCTCAATACGGGTTTGATTGCAACGCAGGATACGGGACCCCAGATCATTTAGCCGCGATCGCTCAGTATGGTCCTAGTCCTTTGCATCGGAAATCGTTCGGCGGAGTAAAGGAATGGGTCCTGTGA
- a CDS encoding EscU/YscU/HrcU family type III secretion system export apparatus switch protein: MSHSSKPTKRAVAVTYSNGHYEAPLISAKGKGGVADSIIKKAHEHGIPIQEDKALVEVLSKIELNQQIPPELFQVVAEVLASVYRMEKKARGE; encoded by the coding sequence ATGAGCCATTCATCAAAACCAACTAAGAGAGCTGTTGCTGTCACCTACTCGAATGGACATTACGAGGCCCCATTGATCTCAGCAAAAGGAAAAGGTGGAGTAGCTGATTCCATTATAAAAAAAGCCCATGAGCATGGAATTCCTATTCAGGAAGACAAGGCATTAGTTGAGGTGCTTTCTAAGATTGAATTAAATCAGCAAATCCCACCTGAGCTATTCCAAGTTGTCGCCGAAGTTTTAGCGAGTGTGTATCGGATGGAGAAAAAAGCAAGAGGTGAATAA
- a CDS encoding YraN family protein codes for MSSVQRGRYGEDTAVRFLQDRDYLILDRNVRLLRYEVDVVAQKDNTIIFIEIKARTNEGFGKGVEYVTVAKQKKLIRTACLYLKQHSLEHYLIRFDVISITLDSTNGTAKKIEHYINAFEVG; via the coding sequence ATGAGTTCTGTTCAACGAGGTCGATATGGGGAGGATACAGCGGTACGGTTTCTACAAGATCGAGATTATCTTATTTTAGATAGGAATGTCCGTTTATTGCGGTATGAGGTTGATGTAGTGGCTCAAAAGGACAACACGATCATTTTTATTGAAATTAAAGCCCGTACGAATGAAGGTTTTGGAAAAGGGGTCGAGTATGTTACTGTCGCTAAGCAAAAGAAGTTGATTCGAACGGCATGTCTATATCTAAAACAACATAGTTTAGAACATTACCTGATTAGGTTTGATGTGATCTCCATAACCTTGGATTCAACAAATGGAACAGCAAAGAAAATCGAGCATTATATTAATGCATTTGAAGTAGGGTGA
- a CDS encoding sporulation histidine kinase inhibitor Sda, protein MKLLSDDALIEAYHKSVNLDLDKDFIGLLLDEIHQRKLDLRLAQP, encoded by the coding sequence ATGAAACTATTAAGTGACGATGCTCTCATCGAAGCCTATCACAAATCCGTAAACCTCGACTTAGATAAAGACTTTATTGGTCTGTTACTTGACGAAATTCATCAACGGAAATTAGACCTAAGATTGGCTCAGCCTTAG
- a CDS encoding YifB family Mg chelatase-like AAA ATPase, whose product MIILNRKKCTGGEIIFYKTYSAGVIGIDGFMVEVETDISNGLPQYSLVGLPDSAVKESRERVRAAMRNSGFSFPLGRITVNLAPAHVKKVGPSYDLPVAVSILAASTQWQLPNLQDSVIIGELSLDGKVKSVRGALPMAMAAKAHGFRQLVVPKDNAMEASLSGLAVYPLEHLRDFPSLFTKKPYTPPHSLSSCSHAPDFADIIGQAHAKRALEIAAAGFHNVLLTGPPGTGKTMLASCLPSILSPLSFQEWLEIVKIYSASGKDLTLAEPKRPFRAPHHSITPAGLIGGGNQMKPGELTLAHHGVLFLDEVCEFPRYVLDLLRQPLEDRKIELHRQHLYMTFPARFMLICSQNPCPCGYYGYPDGVNECKCKSQQLERYQKRLSGPLIDRFDIKIEVSRLPVEFFIDQEKGEESSISIRERVIRAVEIQHERFKQSHTRCNAEMTPAEIKVYCQLPRAAASLLRLIYEQFQMSHRAHHRLLKIARTIADLKGKDTISEEVIAEAAQYRNVEKNFF is encoded by the coding sequence ATGATTATACTGAACAGAAAAAAATGCACTGGTGGTGAGATTATCTTCTACAAAACGTATAGTGCTGGGGTCATAGGGATTGATGGTTTCATGGTTGAAGTAGAAACAGACATCTCTAATGGGTTGCCACAGTACTCCCTTGTCGGTTTACCTGATTCTGCTGTCAAGGAATCAAGAGAACGTGTTCGAGCAGCCATGCGTAACAGTGGATTTTCCTTTCCCTTGGGGAGGATAACCGTAAACCTTGCTCCTGCCCACGTAAAGAAAGTTGGTCCCTCCTACGACCTCCCTGTCGCTGTAAGTATCTTAGCTGCTTCAACCCAATGGCAACTTCCTAATTTACAAGATTCCGTAATTATTGGAGAGCTCTCACTCGACGGAAAGGTCAAATCTGTACGTGGAGCCTTGCCAATGGCCATGGCTGCTAAGGCCCATGGCTTTCGTCAGCTTGTTGTACCGAAGGATAATGCCATGGAAGCCTCCCTCTCCGGTTTAGCCGTTTATCCCTTAGAGCACCTTCGAGATTTCCCTTCTCTTTTTACTAAGAAGCCGTACACTCCACCTCACTCTCTGTCTTCTTGTTCTCATGCACCTGACTTCGCTGACATCATAGGTCAAGCCCATGCAAAGAGAGCCCTTGAGATCGCGGCTGCTGGATTTCATAATGTTCTGCTAACAGGCCCACCTGGTACCGGAAAAACGATGCTAGCATCTTGCCTACCTTCCATCCTCTCTCCGCTTTCCTTTCAAGAATGGCTAGAGATCGTCAAAATATACAGCGCATCAGGTAAAGATCTTACTCTTGCAGAACCCAAGCGTCCCTTTAGAGCCCCTCATCACTCGATTACTCCTGCGGGATTGATCGGCGGAGGTAATCAAATGAAACCAGGAGAATTAACACTAGCGCATCATGGTGTATTATTTCTCGATGAAGTATGTGAATTTCCCCGTTATGTATTAGATCTTCTTCGCCAACCTCTTGAAGACCGCAAAATTGAACTGCACCGTCAGCACCTATATATGACCTTCCCTGCGAGATTTATGCTTATATGCAGCCAAAACCCATGTCCGTGTGGATACTATGGATATCCGGATGGAGTAAATGAGTGCAAATGCAAATCTCAACAGCTTGAACGCTACCAAAAAAGACTTTCTGGCCCTTTAATCGACCGATTTGATATAAAAATAGAAGTCTCTAGACTCCCAGTCGAATTCTTCATTGATCAAGAAAAAGGTGAAGAAAGCTCAATTTCGATTAGAGAACGCGTTATCAGAGCGGTGGAAATCCAACATGAGCGATTCAAACAATCTCACACCCGTTGCAATGCAGAAATGACACCTGCAGAAATAAAGGTTTATTGCCAGCTTCCTAGGGCTGCTGCTTCTTTGTTAAGACTTATTTATGAACAATTTCAGATGAGTCACCGAGCACATCATCGTCTCTTAAAAATTGCTAGAACCATTGCTGATCTGAAAGGAAAAGATACCATTTCGGAAGAAGTTATTGCTGAGGCCGCCCAATATCGTAATGTAGAAAAAAATTTTTTTTAG
- the sucC gene encoding ADP-forming succinate--CoA ligase subunit beta — protein MNIHEYQGKEILRQYGVAVPSGKVAFTADEAVEAAKTLNPGVYVVKAQIHAGGRGKAGGVKIAKSLDEVRTYASELIGKVLVTHQTGPEGKEVKRLLIEEGCDIKKEYYVGVVIDRATGRVTIMASEEGGTEIEEVAEKTPEKIFKEVVDPAVGLQVFQARKLAYSINIPNELVNKAVKFMMSLYQAFVDKDCSIAEINPLVVTGDGNVMALDAKLNFDSNALFRHKDIVALRDLDEEDPKEIEASKHDLNYIALDGNIGCMVNGAGLAMATMDIIKFAGGEPANFLDVGGGATTERVTEAFKLILSDQNVKGIFVNIFGGIMKCDVIANGVVEAAKQVQLDRPLVVRLEGTNVDLGKQILNESGLNIVAAESMADGAEKIVSLVK, from the coding sequence ATGAATATCCATGAGTATCAAGGCAAAGAGATACTAAGACAGTACGGCGTTGCTGTTCCCAGTGGAAAAGTAGCTTTTACTGCTGATGAAGCTGTTGAAGCCGCGAAGACGTTAAACCCAGGTGTGTATGTTGTTAAGGCCCAAATCCATGCAGGTGGAAGAGGTAAAGCTGGCGGAGTAAAAATTGCTAAGAGCCTTGATGAAGTACGTACATATGCGAGCGAATTAATTGGTAAAGTACTCGTTACGCATCAAACAGGTCCAGAAGGTAAAGAAGTGAAGCGCCTGCTTATCGAAGAAGGGTGCGACATTAAGAAGGAATACTACGTTGGTGTCGTTATTGACCGTGCAACGGGTCGTGTAACGATCATGGCTTCTGAAGAAGGCGGTACGGAGATTGAAGAAGTAGCAGAAAAAACTCCAGAAAAAATCTTCAAGGAAGTTGTAGATCCAGCTGTTGGATTGCAAGTATTCCAAGCTCGTAAACTTGCTTACAGCATTAATATTCCTAACGAGTTAGTAAACAAGGCTGTTAAGTTCATGATGAGCTTATACCAAGCTTTTGTAGATAAAGATTGTTCTATCGCAGAAATTAATCCACTTGTTGTAACAGGCGATGGCAATGTTATGGCTTTGGATGCAAAGTTAAACTTCGATTCGAATGCCTTATTCAGACATAAGGATATTGTGGCTCTTCGTGACCTAGATGAAGAAGATCCAAAGGAAATTGAAGCATCTAAGCATGACCTTAATTACATTGCGTTGGATGGAAACATCGGTTGTATGGTTAATGGTGCAGGTCTTGCTATGGCTACCATGGATATCATTAAGTTTGCTGGTGGAGAACCTGCTAACTTCCTAGATGTTGGGGGCGGCGCTACAACAGAAAGAGTTACTGAAGCGTTTAAGTTGATCTTGTCTGACCAGAATGTTAAGGGTATTTTCGTTAACATTTTTGGTGGAATTATGAAGTGTGACGTTATTGCTAATGGAGTAGTTGAAGCTGCTAAACAAGTTCAACTTGATAGACCACTTGTCGTTCGTCTAGAAGGAACTAACGTGGACTTAGGTAAGCAAATTCTTAATGAGTCTGGCTTGAACATCGTTGCTGCTGAATCTATGGCTGACGGCGCAGAAAAAATCGTTTCCTTGGTGAAATAA
- the sucD gene encoding succinate--CoA ligase subunit alpha codes for MSILVNKNTKVITQGITGATGLFHAKGCAEYGTQMVGGVTPGKGGTEIEGFPVYNTVQEAVNATGANASVIYVAPAFAADAIMEAVDAELDLVVCITEGIPVLDMVKVQRYMEGKKTRLIGPNCPGIITPGECKIGIMPGYIHVPGKVGIVSRSGTLTYEAVHQLTTNGIGQSTAVGIGGDPVNGTDFIDVLRLFNEDPDTEAVIMIGEIGGTAEEEAAEWVKANMTKPVVGFIGGQTAPPGKRMGHAGAIISGGKGTAEEKIKTMEACGIRVAKTPAVMGQTLIEVLEEKGLLEVCKTVK; via the coding sequence ATGAGTATTCTTGTAAATAAAAACACAAAGGTTATTACACAAGGGATTACCGGTGCTACTGGTTTGTTCCATGCTAAGGGTTGCGCAGAATACGGTACACAAATGGTTGGAGGCGTTACCCCTGGTAAAGGTGGTACAGAAATTGAAGGCTTCCCCGTTTACAACACGGTTCAAGAAGCCGTAAATGCAACAGGTGCTAATGCATCCGTAATCTATGTTGCTCCAGCTTTTGCTGCAGATGCTATCATGGAAGCTGTAGATGCTGAACTTGACCTTGTAGTATGTATCACGGAAGGTATTCCTGTATTGGACATGGTTAAGGTTCAACGCTACATGGAAGGTAAGAAGACCCGCTTGATCGGACCTAACTGCCCAGGAATCATCACTCCAGGCGAGTGTAAGATCGGTATTATGCCAGGATATATCCATGTTCCTGGTAAGGTAGGGATTGTATCCCGCAGTGGTACCTTAACTTATGAGGCAGTACACCAGCTTACAACGAATGGTATTGGACAATCTACTGCAGTTGGAATCGGTGGAGACCCAGTAAACGGAACGGACTTTATCGATGTACTAAGATTGTTCAATGAAGATCCGGATACTGAAGCTGTTATCATGATCGGTGAGATCGGTGGAACAGCTGAAGAAGAAGCTGCTGAGTGGGTAAAGGCAAACATGACTAAGCCTGTTGTAGGTTTCATTGGAGGTCAAACTGCCCCTCCAGGTAAGCGTATGGGACATGCTGGAGCCATCATTTCTGGTGGTAAAGGTACAGCTGAAGAGAAAATTAAGACAATGGAAGCGTGTGGCATCCGTGTAGCTAAGACTCCAGCTGTTATGGGACAAACCTTAATCGAAGTGCTTGAAGAAAAAGGTTTGCTTGAAGTTTGTAAGACAGTGAAGTAA
- the dprA gene encoding DNA-processing protein DprA: MTIGLRDWLISISQLESIGRKSLAAILPHIEDIASHSTSSHLFPQIPELTSKRLKKVKQLTTEEVIETKNKLRELRVQTLTIIDPSYPALLREIADPPFVLYARGNLQLLDLPAMAVVGTRLPTPYGKQVAFRFSEELDRAGFSVLSGLAKGIDAEAHRGSLAANGHTIAVLGSGINVIYPPQNEELYKRILERGLILSEYPPGYPSHPLHFPARNRLISGLSQGVLVVEAAIKSGSVITVRCALDQGKEVLAVPGAIVSAQSQGTNRLIQEGAKLVTSISDILDEFPQYRIVEMSKELTDNQLHILDILENTKKTINELVERSHLSVQQILSELLSLQLQGKVEQLPGSCFVKKT, encoded by the coding sequence ATGACCATAGGACTAAGGGATTGGCTTATCTCTATAAGTCAGTTAGAAAGTATTGGACGAAAATCATTAGCTGCAATTCTCCCCCACATCGAAGATATTGCCTCGCACTCCACCTCTTCCCATCTCTTTCCGCAAATTCCCGAACTAACATCCAAACGCCTGAAGAAAGTAAAACAATTGACGACTGAGGAAGTAATAGAAACAAAAAATAAATTAAGAGAACTCCGGGTTCAAACCCTTACCATTATCGATCCATCCTATCCTGCGCTGCTGCGAGAAATAGCCGATCCTCCCTTTGTCCTCTATGCTAGAGGAAATCTTCAATTATTAGATTTACCTGCAATGGCGGTTGTCGGTACTCGACTCCCCACTCCTTATGGAAAACAAGTAGCTTTTCGCTTTTCAGAAGAACTTGATAGAGCAGGATTTAGTGTACTCTCAGGATTGGCTAAAGGAATTGATGCCGAGGCGCATAGAGGTTCCCTAGCAGCTAATGGACACACCATTGCGGTATTAGGGAGTGGCATCAATGTGATTTATCCCCCTCAAAATGAAGAGTTATACAAGAGAATTCTTGAACGCGGTCTTATCTTATCTGAATATCCACCAGGATACCCTTCTCATCCTCTCCATTTTCCAGCGAGGAACCGTTTAATTAGTGGCTTATCCCAAGGGGTATTAGTTGTAGAAGCAGCTATAAAAAGTGGGTCAGTCATCACGGTTCGTTGTGCTTTAGACCAAGGGAAGGAGGTGCTTGCTGTGCCAGGCGCTATCGTCTCTGCGCAGAGTCAAGGGACAAACCGCTTAATACAAGAGGGAGCGAAGCTTGTTACTTCGATTTCAGATATCCTCGATGAATTTCCGCAATATCGGATAGTTGAGATGAGTAAGGAATTAACTGATAATCAATTACATATTTTGGATATCCTAGAGAATACAAAGAAAACGATTAATGAGCTAGTAGAAAGGAGCCATCTTTCTGTACAGCAGATCTTATCCGAATTACTATCGTTACAATTACAAGGGAAAGTTGAACAGCTTCCCGGAAGCTGCTTTGTAAAGAAGACATAA